The following coding sequences are from one Gossypium hirsutum isolate 1008001.06 chromosome A12, Gossypium_hirsutum_v2.1, whole genome shotgun sequence window:
- the LOC121202859 gene encoding myosin-11 isoform X2 gives MSSSSRGDGENSIDVEELLEIETRCRELRKEKEMLKESQPQGFELIRGLELHVKSLSEACTQDKKHIQKLERELKNCSQEIDYLQDQLSARNEEVKFLNDHVHNLEIKLADMEDLREKIDHLIGELNCSNSERLLLMQEMENKEEELRQSALCIEKLEESVSSMALESQCEIESLKLDITALEQMSLEAKKSEEENAQENSQMNVLIEELKVQLQNAHEIIEALEKENKALRGKLIASEKNAKIFCQNIKQWLKSKDRSQLDTDSVFGEPESIITISKDTSGCKGLFGALLSDVALVLESDSNSKEQVKSMSDQINEYELLVKQLKEELREQNLKAKEEAEDLAQEMAELRYQMTGLLEEECKRRVCIEQVSLQRIAELEAQIQKEARNSMAVVRHLRES, from the exons ATGTCAAGTAGCTCAAGGGGAGATGGAGAAAACTCCATTGATGTTGAGGAACTCTTGGAGATCGAAACAAGATGCAGAGAG CTACGGAAAGAAAAAGAGATGTTGAAAGAATCACAACCTCAGGGCTTTGAACTGATCAGG GGACTAGAACTGCATGTGAAGTCACTATCAGAAGCTTGTACCCAAGACAAAAAACATATTCAAAAATTGGAAAGAGAGCTAAAAAATTGCTCTCAAGAAATAG ATTACCTGCAGGATCAACTAAGTGCAAGGAATGAAGAGGTCAAATTTCTAAATGACCATGTGCACAACCTTGAGATCAAGTTAGCAGACATGGAAGATTTACGGGAGAAAATTGATCATTTGATAGGGGAGTTGAACTGTTCAAACTCTGAGCGGTTGTTACTAATGCAGGAAATGGAGAACAAAGAAGAAGAGCTGCGACAATCAGCTTTGTGCATAGAGAAATTGGAGGAGTCAGTTTCATCTATGGCACTGGAGTCCCAGTGTGAAATAGAGAGCTTGAAGCTTGATATAACAGCATTGGAGCAAATGTCTCTTGAAGCCAAGAAGTCCGAGGAAGAAAATGCTCAAGAAAATTCccaaatgaatgttttaattgaaGAGCTCAAGGTCCAGCTTCAGAATGCACATGAAATTATCGAAGcattagagaaagaaaataaagcgCTAAGAGGAAAGCTCATTGCATCTGAAAAAAATGCTAAGATATTCTGTCAAAACATCAAGCAATGGCTGAAAAGCAAGGACAGATCGCAACTTGATACGGACTCTGTCTTTGGTGAACCAGAAAGCATTATCACAATATCAAAAGATACAAG CGGCTGCAAAGGACTCTTTGGTGCGCTCCTTTCAGACGTGGCCTTAGTGCTGGAATCTGATTCCAACTCAAAGGAGCAGGTCAAAAGCATGTCGGATCAGATAAATGAATATGAACTCTTAGTGAAGCAACTTAAG GAAGAACTGAGAGAGCAAAACTTAAAAGCAAAGGAAGAAGCTGAGGATCTAGCACAAGAAATGGCTGAGCTGAGGTACCAGATGACAGGCTTGCTTGAAGAAGAGTGCAAGCGCCGTGTGTGTATTGAACAAGTATCTTTACAGAGAATAGCTGAGTTGGAGGCACAG ATTCAAAAAGAGGCCAGAAATTCAATGGCTGTTGTTAGACATCTCCGGGAATCATAG
- the LOC121202859 gene encoding myosin-11 isoform X1, with product MSSSSRGDGENSIDVEELLEIETRCRELRKEKEMLKESQPQGFELIRGLELHVKSLSEACTQDKKHIQKLERELKNCSQEIDYLQDQLSARNEEVKFLNDHVHNLEIKLADMEDLREKIDHLIGELNCSNSERLLLMQEMENKEEELRQSALCIEKLEESVSSMALESQCEIESLKLDITALEQMSLEAKKSEEENAQENSQMNVLIEELKVQLQNAHEIIEALEKENKALRGKLIASEKNAKIFCQNIKQWLKSKDRSQLDTDSVFGEPESIITISKDTSSLYGTPFSVLSRKIDSGCKGLFGALLSDVALVLESDSNSKEQVKSMSDQINEYELLVKQLKEELREQNLKAKEEAEDLAQEMAELRYQMTGLLEEECKRRVCIEQVSLQRIAELEAQIQKEARNSMAVVRHLRES from the exons ATGTCAAGTAGCTCAAGGGGAGATGGAGAAAACTCCATTGATGTTGAGGAACTCTTGGAGATCGAAACAAGATGCAGAGAG CTACGGAAAGAAAAAGAGATGTTGAAAGAATCACAACCTCAGGGCTTTGAACTGATCAGG GGACTAGAACTGCATGTGAAGTCACTATCAGAAGCTTGTACCCAAGACAAAAAACATATTCAAAAATTGGAAAGAGAGCTAAAAAATTGCTCTCAAGAAATAG ATTACCTGCAGGATCAACTAAGTGCAAGGAATGAAGAGGTCAAATTTCTAAATGACCATGTGCACAACCTTGAGATCAAGTTAGCAGACATGGAAGATTTACGGGAGAAAATTGATCATTTGATAGGGGAGTTGAACTGTTCAAACTCTGAGCGGTTGTTACTAATGCAGGAAATGGAGAACAAAGAAGAAGAGCTGCGACAATCAGCTTTGTGCATAGAGAAATTGGAGGAGTCAGTTTCATCTATGGCACTGGAGTCCCAGTGTGAAATAGAGAGCTTGAAGCTTGATATAACAGCATTGGAGCAAATGTCTCTTGAAGCCAAGAAGTCCGAGGAAGAAAATGCTCAAGAAAATTCccaaatgaatgttttaattgaaGAGCTCAAGGTCCAGCTTCAGAATGCACATGAAATTATCGAAGcattagagaaagaaaataaagcgCTAAGAGGAAAGCTCATTGCATCTGAAAAAAATGCTAAGATATTCTGTCAAAACATCAAGCAATGGCTGAAAAGCAAGGACAGATCGCAACTTGATACGGACTCTGTCTTTGGTGAACCAGAAAGCATTATCACAATATCAAAAGATACAAG TTCTTTGTATGGAACTCCTTTTTCAGTTTTGTCTCGTAAAATTGATAG CGGCTGCAAAGGACTCTTTGGTGCGCTCCTTTCAGACGTGGCCTTAGTGCTGGAATCTGATTCCAACTCAAAGGAGCAGGTCAAAAGCATGTCGGATCAGATAAATGAATATGAACTCTTAGTGAAGCAACTTAAG GAAGAACTGAGAGAGCAAAACTTAAAAGCAAAGGAAGAAGCTGAGGATCTAGCACAAGAAATGGCTGAGCTGAGGTACCAGATGACAGGCTTGCTTGAAGAAGAGTGCAAGCGCCGTGTGTGTATTGAACAAGTATCTTTACAGAGAATAGCTGAGTTGGAGGCACAG ATTCAAAAAGAGGCCAGAAATTCAATGGCTGTTGTTAGACATCTCCGGGAATCATAG